Within Lytechinus pictus isolate F3 Inbred chromosome 19, Lp3.0, whole genome shotgun sequence, the genomic segment AGACTTCCTTCGATCAGGGGTACTGATCACATAGTTGACatcattcaatttctttttgacTACGTAGGGACCACTAAACCTAGCTTTCAAGGGCTCACCTTGCAAAGGCAACAACACTAACACTTTGTCTCCAGGCTTGAAACTTcgttcttttgcatttttgtcaGCGTGAGCTTTCATTTTTCCCTGCGACTCTTTCAAGTGTTCCTTAGCCACATCACAAGCTTTTGAGAGCCTTTCTCTAAACTTTGATACATAGTCTAGaaggtttacatcatcatcctGAACCAAAAACCTCTCTTTGATAAGCTTTAGGGGACCCCTAACCTCATGACCATAGACCAATTCAAATGGACTGAAACCTGTGGACTCATTAGGGGAATCCCTAGTTGCAAACAGTAGGAATGAGATCCCTTTATCCCAGTCATCGGGATAGTCTTCACAATAAGCCCTAATCATAGTCTTCAGGGTCTGATGATAGCGTTCTAACGCCCCTTGGGACTGTGGGTGATAAGCAGAGGACTTGATCTGCTTTATTCCCAACTCCTTCATAACTTGCTGAAATATTCCTGACATGAAATTTGACCCTTGGTCAGACTGAATTTCCTTCGGCAGACCATACCTAGTGAAAAACTACACTAATGCCTGCACCACTGTCTTTGCAGTGATACTCCTCAAAGGTATCGCCTCTGGAAACCGTGTAGACAAGTCCATAATCGTCAGGAGAAATATGTGACCCGACCTCGTTCTGGGTAAGGGTCCGACACAATCAACAAGAACCCTTGTAAAAGGTTCATCAAATGCAGGAATGGGTATCAATGGAGCAGGCTTGATAGAAGGCTGTGCCTTGCCAATAATCTGACATGTGTGACATGTCTTACAGAAATGCACAACATCTTTGTGCATCTTAGGCCAATAGAAATGCCTCATAATTCTATCTTCTGTCTTCCGAATACCGACATGACCTGCCATAGGTAACTCATGAGCCATTTTCAGAATATCTGTGCGGTAACAAGGAGGAACTACAACCTGGTGAATTATACACCAATCTTCATCAGCTGGTCTCCGGGGAGGTCTCCACTTCCTCATCAAAATGTCATCTTTGACATAAAAGCACTCAGGAACCTTATCAGCCTCAGCCTCAGAACATGCTTTCTGTGACAAGCTTTTCAATTCTGGGTCTGCCTGTTGTGCCTGTACAAGGGAGGATTTACTAAACAAACTATCATTGTTAGCAACAGAGCCTTGAACACTATCCCCattcaaatccttgaaaaagGTTTCAGCTAACCAGACATCAGTACTCTTCTCTACATCAGCAGATTCCGCATCATCCTTTTCAGCTCTACGAGTCTGAGACCTAGTAACAACAcaatccgggaaaatccctggaAAATCTTCCTGCAACAATTCAGTTTCAGCTACCTCAACGGGCTTCTCCGAAACCACTGGAGACGCAACAACTCTATCTCCAGCCAAGTCGTTACCTAACAAGAAATCAACACCTTTCATGGGTAATTCAGGAACGACACCAACAGTCACAGGACCACTAACTAGGTCACACTTTAAGTCGACCTTATACAAAGGAACCGACATGAAATTTGGGCCAATACCTTGAACTAAGACTTTGGCATTCTCTGAACTCTCCGGAGGAAGAGCCAAATCCCCTGGCACCATCAGGGACTGTGCAGCCCCTGTATCCCTAAGGATCACCACTGACCTACCAGCAGCACCAGTCGAACAAGGGGATACTTCACCATCATACAGAAAACTTCTAAAGGTTTCATCAACCTGCTTGACTTTATCAGCAAATACTAGAGAAACACTCTCAACCTCTCGAATGGGCTCTAATGGAACAAACTCCATCGAGGGAACACTTGTTTGCTTGACAAAACCCATGTCTTTCTTAACTTTGGTTGGCATTCCAACCAATTTCCAACATGATTCTTTCAAATGTCCCGATTTATGACAATGAGTGCAAATTTTGGAACTACGACTCTCGGACCTTTTGGTTGATTCTGTGCCCCCACTAGCCTGATTCTTGTTAGTGTCTTTTTCCTTGCTTGCATATTTTCCCTCACTAGGTTTATTGTGGGATTCAAATGAccctttacctttctttttccaATAATTCTTGAAAGGAGGCCTATCTCCACTACTTTTATGTGTGACCTCAAATTCATCAGCTACTATGGCTGCTTTACTGACTTCAGTAACTCTATGGTCATCTAAGTGAGATTTAATGCCAAAAGGAAGACTCTTTTTGAATTCTTCTAGGAGGACAACTTCCCTAAGGTGAACAAAATCTTTGTCAACTTTCAGTGATCTATACCACCTATCGAACATCATCTCTTGTTCCCTAGCAAATTCAACATACGTCTGGCCTGATTGTCTTTGCATGTTCCTAAATTTATGTCTGTATGCTTCTGGTACCAACTCATATGCATTGAGAATTGTTTCTTTCACTGTAGCATAGTCACATGATTGCATTTCAGAGAGCGAAGAATAGACTTTTGCAGCCTTTCCAACAAAAACACTTTGGAGGAGAAGAGTCCAGTATTCCTCGGGCCAATTCAGTCTCTTGGCCACTTTTTCAAATgacacaaaatatgtatcaactccctcttcatcaaattttggcaCAAGGCGAATGTTTTTCGCCACATCAAAGCCTTGGGGAGATTTATCTTTAACAGAGTTAGTATTACTATTTGCATGAGCTAACTCCATTTCTTTCAACTTTAACTGGTACTCCAATCTCATTCTCTCCTTtacaatgtttattttctcCATTTCAAGGTTTTCTCTGATTCTTTCCTTCtcaacattttctttcattttcatttccatttcaaaCTTTGCCAGTTGAATCTGAGCATCGTCTGATACAATTACAGAAGTTTCAGACTCCTCTGTAAGCTTCATATGACTAGCTAACAAGTCAACTATCCCTGCCTTCTTTAAACCTGGGGCTAGAGATACACCCAAATGATCACAAACTGTTATCAAATCATCTTTCTTCAGTGACTTCAAATGATCACATGACAATTCTGTCATTGCAAGAAATTCTTCAACATCAAATGTAGCCATGGTGGAATATACACAAATACAAGCAAGTAATAATACAGTACAGTATATTCTAGAACTTTCCAAAAATTTCcaaaatgttttcaattcaGATTGGTTTTTGTTTCAAACTGACTTTCGTCTCAAATTGGTTTTAGTTTCCTGAGAAACTGGTTTTGGTTTAAGATTGGCTTGTTGTACAAATTTGGTTTTCGATTCCCGGACAAGCCCCCAAAATTatttgttacgatactgcaacaaataacaatgaaatatttttgagtgTTAAAgttgaatttctttttttttattataggaTATAATTACACATTAAGAATCATGtacttaaacaaaattaaaacaaaatatcttacAACAATCTCTTGAAATCAGTCCTGGCGTTATTCCAACTAAAATCCCACTTGGTTGGCGAAaattcacaatgatggcgatgatgaaactgatgttgaagcacgatgaataatgagagtcactgtaacgagttgaaatgtccgtgaagacggTGTTGacgatgattaacagtcaatttcagggTTGAAAAGCATTCATTaatcaggttgatgatgttgatgatctcgatgagaactgagaattcctctctcaaaataactgcaaacagttcattgatgacGAGCAAATAATTCCAtagaagataaatattccagATGGAAATAAACTCCGCTCTGACATAAAttctggcgtgaaactctgagttctgatctgatgtgaCGAAGTGATCTGATCTGATCAAGTGATCTAATATGATGTGATGTGATGTTCTTGTATGATGTGTTGTTCTTGAAGAAAATCCAGCTTATATATGCACATTTCAACTATTCTAGATTATTCTAGTTTTCACTATTATGGAAGTTTCTAGCATTGTCTTTACAAAACATTTTACATTTCTATTAAATGACCTCAGTGAACTGTCAACAGTGTCAACAAAATAGCTAAGCCTATTGTTATTTCCACTACCAATACAAGTCTATTGTAAAGTAATTTCTATTCAGTCTGTATTGTCTCTCTTGGGACATTCAAGGGATAACAAAGTGTATTTAAAGATTACTCATGTGTAACACAGCTGTACCATAGACCCTTCTAGAACATTCTTCATCATtcaaaaaatattcttaaagaggaaataactaaataaatgaatgtaattactcttacaattcttcttatatatcttatataatcatgatacgtactacctgtctcgctaaataatgcgagcgcgaagcgcgagctgaaaatttttgtaaatattgaccccaaacaggaagattttaaggactacagtatattttaggaatccattaagagtatacacatctcaccatagtcatctaatgcgagtgccaataagcgcttgctgattttgttagaattacatctaaacatgcacataaagcacttgtaatcattattaacatacccatctcactaatcaactcttgcgagcgcgaagcgcgagctgaaaatttaggaaattcagatctgaagaggagcattttaaggcttgtttgtaggaattcacgaagaccatacgtagttcactaaccaaatgatgcgagcgcgaagcgcgagctgaaaaaatttgatattcagatgagtaaaagggacattttatggactgattctaggaattcatggagaacagacatatttcaccaatccactactgtgaacgtaagcacggaaggaaatattttatattaagatCTTAAAATGGAGCAATcgctttaagtagtcatgaaaaagaagaatactattgtacataaaacaataataaatcgAAGctcgaggaaatatatttggcagtttggtgtATATTCACTTAAAAgcgggaggttttagtataacaggattatatctcggtaaacagacaaagcgagcaccaggaacaatgaagacataggccctgaacaaaatatgtttcataaagttatgaaaaaaatgttacttatgtaatataacataattatgatataatataacattataatgaacaatactgtcttctttcccattacgtttctcttcctttctgcctctttttctccttttccccattttttttgggtcagccgattggggggggggggggggcacgtgcccccccatgtcCCTctgtagttacgccactgtacagGCAAgtttttggcctgctggtttgaaaatattgctccaataattgcaatattttattacaaatcaacatgaagaaaactgctccagacttgaagtactgatggttatagtggtatgatgatgatgatgaaattaatattaatgatggatgataataatacacatgttattgttcaaaatagaattcagttACAGAAATGttccgaaaatttattttgcccataccctgtagatcgtgagcccggcagcaaTTTAGCAGCGCCACATCagacgttgctctatcccttaaaaaggggagttcaccccggagaaaagtttgttgtaaaaacaaaagaaaatatgaaataaaaatgatattggtggatccatcaaagatattagaattttcagttttttatttgtgacgtcatataggctactgtacgag encodes:
- the LOC135157629 gene encoding uncharacterized protein LOC135157629, coding for MATFDVEEFLAMTELSCDHLKSLKKDDLITVCDHLGVSLAPGLKKAGIVDLLASHMKLTEESETSVIVSDDAQIQLAKFEMEMKMKENVEKERIRENLEMEKINIVKERMRLEYQLKLKEMELAHANSNTNSVKDKSPQGFDVAKNIRLVPKFDEEGVDTYFVSFEKVAKRLNWPEEYWTLLLQSVFVGKAAKVYSSLSEMQSCDYATVKETILNAYELVPEAYRHKFRNMQRQSGQTYVEFAREQEMMFDRWYRSLKVDKDFVHLREVVLLEEFKKSLPFGIKSHLDDHRVTEVSKAAIVADEFEVTHKSSGDRPPFKNYWKKKGKGSFESHNKPSEGKYASKEKDTNKNQASGGTESTKRSESRSSKICTHCHKSGHLKESCWKLVGMPTKVKKDMGFVKQTSVPSMEFVPLEPIREVESVSLVFADKVKQVDETFRSFLYDGEVSPCSTGAAGRSVVILRDTGAAQSLMVPGDLALPPESSENAKVLVQGIGPNFMSVPLYKVDLKCDLVSGPVTVGVVPELPMKDDILMRKWRPPRRPADEDWCIIHQVVVPPCYRTDILKMAHELPMAGHVGIRKTEDRIMRHFYWPKMHKDVVHFCKTCHTCQIIGKAQPSIKPAPLIPIPAFDEPFTRVLVDCVGPLPRTRSGHIFLLTIMDLSTRFPEAIPLRSITAKTVVQALV